In Pieris rapae chromosome 24, ilPieRapa1.1, whole genome shotgun sequence, a single window of DNA contains:
- the LOC111001818 gene encoding uncharacterized protein LOC111001818 isoform X2 → MQKIEMDQDDTQSNKPVDAAASAKRKRRSSILKIQRPPRTPLSELEFKVATPTETTKSRRVSFSKKTGVAEFVTTNEGTTTWKKFYEEHNKSLETSGNDAPNCQRPQSIGQLSRHIFDQQFEEVEAIDFGGTFLPTQTLAQQLHNSLNINITQQLAALECTGEKLAIPQQNFELSEVTDQRSKLFNDELTVPAMAEMSNQMNVDFSAMHSKCDDLDEIQKDLNRVHQNVVGPSNFGNVSEYIEVDLNMTSVGLRNDDDMSITETVHSPKVQEVVKSASKKSITKFSLEDKENIAINPYAPICESENFAIEEKNEVLVFDGKKLTVQMEKKSISAPISVEPRPRKTIILNTDDDLPNFISDPKPSLKLQEVDQENLEDVPRHTRILFEDKSMIQALPGKVIEERRQTVIYNNDCNMSTTEAIPVNIIDQNEAQFNAERGRTIIYNDDCNMSTTQAISTKIINQDQNVVQNNAERRRTIVYGNDCDISMTQALSSNVIIDAYTAQAKEKRQTIVFENDGDLSLTQAVPTIEVIHNKENTSEANVEKRRTIIFENDGDLPLTKNIPTIEVMHNKENPKVEKRRTIIFENDGDLSITQAIRTDILNTIEPVETKPERRQTVVFDNDGDISITQALPTNIVNTLNRKSLAKPDEKRNTIVYKNDDISTAQAVSTQLLITDNKHESTNKRRTIVYEDDGDISMTQAVPAKIYQGHNIIIKPVPSEIPLSQTDINTQNKMLNYDDMDISVTQTLPQNILSKRRINCNEDDLSMAQVIPSDILNKNKTVLYDNDIDISITQTIPQSVFIAQIEKQIPLSTNEVTKDQTQSAQILPRIESALLRECQSTIQNVKNLQAEAKIDICVTQSENNITGSKMVELNSKVLPENLVENMDTFENIPSQPTDCNMSLDDVKIEDKQFQSNNPINETDKVDYGSLSPNKPIPGNILTLEQNLENKQRKSQHYHESLSGNQAFVYQSITDVKISDREGNESSKIVTEKPSRESIKENLFISENNLHQTEVCEPLDITESIDRHKQVEEIISDFEKPKVCITGSVSSEISTKTKKSILNELLDMSTGSEECFDDKNIKAVTESRSDDMKVGKDVQEDINIAEIRSSDVFRITRGSFDEPELEKYKTKTEIVETPAIEFEDSNVDDLKNKLQTLKTISKNRHYEQVVSEDIKEPELNKTNTRKSFKNADDTRELLQMLSEFTDRPSLPPTIEEDMYLNEEEKYGETQTEPRRISFAASRRSIVLSKEEHLNNISMAQAALQESRYLDETFDEATDMSNETIDIEYRDPKSLRISSDVVKELKYDDTEDDVVISPLKKTAFGETTYMNESKEKSKVIPTYDVTDGIKELMNDLVKPMADILPFEAGNLDRSTKKSPSTISTQIQANLITSSQIDIDVELQSTPASVADMGSSLLNKVASLGSKAIASVFPGPKLDDQKPERTKSPRNRPSVPGHVLVFDPRNPLNNVLLSTRDYENVHSYNPIRSSETLHSEREHSVQFTDSNEDNGRVETQYNVNVSIASGDAGSQINRSNTSIKSKPLSIDRSVEMKLNIRDNEINTEIAMKPNSELLDAHSSLTLVDDALARSTFDVDLDTRTQSDVNSPVRVIYEMDENGCLSEKLDSDPTSNEEDVEVNHPKKRSLSPCVPKTDLTPKPQSKIQKMSNSPLQRTRSSPKKPITVQEIMTEFNITKSEQNAIVKQVNKAVDFEMRSVTSYESTQSAKSEREFSSDSSRVDFRSISEQSSKNMFDNCESSTNVVAKIDMLPFMGSRDCEWELTSGDTWSFLLLRSRVRVTVKREHSYFNASRTSVRADTPVIAVNVDMVHNDEKDPLIALCLRLATQSMRYECSRKCQTAGEVPTMLRRCVAVSKTAVQWLKAMRDAMLRLAFQVDRDGCLTLKVANIRLRSVWEVSMRIELTVEDAHETAWPCANSIGISTIVADVDVAVDSLNGLIKNVPHDWGHVPRTIWKLFKYLKNKPRDDEFYGFNILNMVK, encoded by the exons ATGCAAAAAATAGAAATGGATCAGGATGACACCCAGAGTAACAAACCTGTTGATGCAGCGGCCTCGGCCAA AAGGAAGCGCAGGTCATCAATACTTAAAATTCAAAGACCACCTCGAACTCCATTATCTGAGCTTGAATTCAAGGTTGCTACACCCACTGAAACAACAAAGAGCCGTCGCGTCAGTTTCTCAAAAAAGACTGGTGTAGc ggAATTTGTTACGACAAACGAAGGTACTACAACTTGGAAAAAATTCTACGAAGAGCACAACAAGTCGCTGGAAACCTCTGGAAATGATGCTCCAAATTGTCAAAGACCTCAATCTATTGGTCAATTAAGTAGACATATTTTTGACCAACAGTTTGAAGAAGTTGAAGCTATAGATTTTGGCGGAACATTCCTCCCAACACAAACACTTGCACAACAATTACATAACTccctaaatattaatatcactCAGCAGCTGGCTGCATTAGAATGTACTGGGGAGAAACTTGCAATTCCCCAACAAAACTTTGAACTGAGTGAAGTAACTGACCAGAGAAGCAAACTTTTTAATGATGAACTCACCGTTCCAGCTATGGCAGAAATGTCAAACCAAATGAATGTTGACTTTTCTGCTATGCATAGTAAATGTGATGATCTAGATGAAATTCAAAAAGATTTGAATAGAGTGCATCAAAATGTTGTTGGACCTTCTAATTTTGGAAATGTCTCTGAATATATAGAAGTTGACCTCAACATGACCAGTGTTGGTTTAAGAAATGATGATGATATGTCTATAACTGAGACAGTTCATAGCCCGAAAGTACAAGAAGTAGTGAAGTCTGCATCAAAGAAATCAATTACAAAGTTCAGTTTAGAAGATAAAGAGAATATAGCTATTAATCCATATGCACCAATTTGTGAAAGTGAAAATTTTGCAATAGAGGAAAAAAATGAAGTGTTAGTTTTTGATGGCAAAAAATTAACTGTGCAGATGgagaaaaaaagtatttctgCACCTATATCTGTAGAACCACGACCAAGAAAGACAATAATACTTAACACAGATGATGATTTGCCTAATTTCATATCAGATCCAAAACCGTctttaaaattacaagaaGTTGATCAAGAAAACCTAGAAGATGTGCCTAGACATACGAGAATATTGTTTGAAGATAAATCCATGATACAAGCTTTGCCTGGTAAAGTTATTGAAGAAAGGAGACAAACGGTTATCTATAATAATGACTGTAATATGTCTACAACTGAAGCTATACCTGTAAACATTATTGATCAGAATGAAGCACAATTTAATGCAGAAAGAGGAAggacaattatttacaatgatGACTGTAATATGTCTACAACTCAAGCtatatctacaaaaataataaatcaagaCCAAAACGTAGTGCAGAATAATGCTGAAAGAAGAAGAACTATTGTCTATGGTAATGACTGTGATATATCTATGACACAAGCCCTGTCAAGTAATGTAATTATTGATGCCTACACTGCACAGGCAAAAGAAAAGAGACAAACAATTGTCTTTGAAAATGATGGAGATCTATCATTAACACAAGCTGTTCCAACTATTGAAGTGATacataacaaagaaaatacttcagaGGCTAATGTAGAAAAGAGaagaactattatttttgaaaatgatgGGGATTTGCCGTTAACTAAGAATATTCCAACTATAGAAGTTATGCATAACAAAGAAAATCCTAAGGTAGAAAAGAGAcgaactattatttttgaaaatgatgGAGATTTATCTATCACACAAGCAATTCGAACAGATATCCTAAATACCATAGAACCAGTAGAAACTAAACCAGAAAGAAGGCAAACTGTAGTCTTTGATAATGATGGCGATATATCTATAACACAGGCTCTTCCtacaaatatagtaaataccTTAAACAGAAAAAGTTTAGCAAAGCCTgatgaaaaaagaaatactattgtgtataaaaatgatGACATATCTACTGCGCAAGCTGTGTCTACCCAGTTATTAATAACTGATAATAAACATGAATCTACAAATAAAAGAAGAACTATTGTCTATGAAGATGATGGTGATATATCAATGACGCAAGCTGTTCCAGCTAAAATATATCAAGgtcacaatattataataaaacctgTTCCTAGTGAAATTCCTTTATCACAAACAGATATTAATACTCAAAATAAAATGCTGAATTATGACGATATGGATATTTCAGTTACTCAAACACTACCACAAAACATCCTGTCAAAGAGAAGAATTAATTGCAATGAAGATGACTTATCTATGGCACAAGTCATACCGTCagatatactaaataaaaataagactgTTTTGTATGACAATGATATAGATATATCTATAACTCAAACAATTCCACAGAGTGTCTTTATAGCCCAGATAGAAAAACAGATACCTCTTTCTACTAATGAGGTCACAAAAGATCAAACACAATCTGCACAGATACTTCCCAGAATTGAAAGTGCACTTTTACGGGAATGTCAATCTACAATTCAAAATGTCAAGAATTTGCAAGCAGAAGCTAAAATTGACATTTGTGTTACCCAATCAGAGAATAACATCACTGGATCTAAAATGGTAGAATTAAATAGCAAGGTTTTGCCAGAAAATTTGGTAGAGAATATGGACACATTCGAGAATATTCCATCTCAACCTACGGACTGCAATATGTCATTAGATGATGTTAAAATAgaagataaacaatttcaaaGTAATAATCCTATTAATGAGACAGATAAAGTTGATTACGGCAGTCTTTCACCTAATAAACCTATACCTGGTAATATTCTGACTCTAGAACAGAATTTGGAAAATAAGCAGAGAAAATCACAACATTATCACGAGTCTCTAAGTGGCAATCAAGCTTTCGTTTATCAATCTATAACAGATGTAAAAATTTCTGATCGAGAAGGGAATGAAAGTTCAAAAATAGTTACAGAAAAGCCATCGAGAGAGTCTATcaaagaaaacttatttatatctgAGAATAACTTACATCAAACGGAAGTATGTGAACCTTTAGATATTACCGAGTCCATTGATAGACATAAACAAGTTGAAGAAATAATATCAGATTTTGAAAAGCCAAAGGTTTGTATTACTGGATCAGTTTCATCTgaaatttcaacaaaaactaagaaatcaatattaaacgAATTACTGGATATGTCGACAGGATCAGAAGAGTGTTTTGATGACAAAAATATCAAGGCCGTTACAGAAAGTAGAAGTGACGACATGAAAGTCGGTAAAGATGTACAAGAAGACATAAATATTGCTGAAATAAGATCAAGTGATGTATTCAGAATAACAAGAGGTAGTTTTGATGAACCGGAattggaaaaatataaaacaaagacaGAAATTGTAGAGACGCCTGCGATTGAGTTTGAAGATAGTAACGTAGATGATTTAAAGAACAAATTGCaaactttaaaaactatatcCAAAAATAGACATTACGAACAAGTCGTTAGTGAAGACATAAAAGAACCagagttaaataaaacaaatacaaggAAATCTTTTAAGAATGCGGACGATACACGGGAGTTATTACAAATGCTCTCCGAGTTCACTGATCGGCCATCTCTGCCACCAACTATTGAAGaagatatgtatttaaatgaagaGGAAAAGTATGGAGAGACACAAACTGAGCCACGAAGAATAAGTTTTGCTGCCAGCAGACGATCTATTGTTCTCAGCAAAGAGGAACATCTTAATAACATTTCAATGGCTCAGGCTGCACTGCAGGAATCGCGTTACCTAGACGAAACTTTTGATGAAGCGACTGATATGTCAAACGAAACAATAGATATTGAGTACAGAGACCCGAAATCTTTAAGAATAAGTAGTGATGTGGTTAAAGAGCTTAAATATGATGACACAGAGGATGATGTAGTGATTTCGCCGTTGAAGAAAACTGCGTTCGGCGAAACAACTTATATGAAtgaaagtaaagaaaaatctaaagTTATACCAACTTACGATGTTACAGATGGTATTAAAGAGCTAATGAATGATTTGGTTAAGCCAATGGCTGATATTCTACCCTTCGAGGCTGGCAATTTAGATAGATCAACGAAAAAATCACCATCAACAATCAGTACACAAATACAAGCTAATCTTATAACTTCGAGTCAAATAGATATAGATGTTGAACTACAATCGACTCCAGCTTCAGTTGCGGACATGGGTTCATCATTGCTTAACAAAGTTGCTTCTCTGGGTAGTAAAGCGATAGCCAGCGTCTTTCCAGGACCAAAGTTAGATGATCAGAAACCGGAAAGAACTAAATCCCCAAGAAATCGACCAAGTGTGCCAGGACATGTCCTTGTATTCGATCCGAGAAATCCATTAAACAATGTTCTACTATCTACTAGGGATTACGAAAATGTTCACTCGTACAATCCTATACGATCATCTGAAACGCTTCATTCTGAACGAGAACATTCCGTACAATTCACTGACTCTAACGAAGATAATGGTAGAGTTGAAACTCAATACAACGTTAACGTGTCAATCGCATCAGGCGACGCTGGCTCGCAAATTAATAGAAGCAATACGTCCATAAAGAGTAAACCACTGTCTATAGATAGATCAGTAGaaatgaaactaaatataagagataatgaaattaatacgGAAATAGCTATGAAACCGAATTCAGAACTTTTAGATGCACATTCATCGCTCACACTGGTGGATGACGCGTTAGCTCGCAGCACTTTTGATGTCGACTTAGATACGCGCACACAATCTGATGTTAATTCGCCGGTACGGGTTATATATGAAATGGATGAGAACGGATGTCTGTCGGAGAAGCTGGATTCGGATCCGACGTCAAACGAAGAAGATGTAGAAGTCAATCATCCCAAGAAGCGTAGCCTCAGTCCCTGTGTGCCAAAAACAGATTTGACCCCAAAGCCGCAAagtaaaatacagaaaatgtCAAACAGTCCGCTGCAAAGGACGAGAAGTAGTCCAAAGAAGCCGATAACTGTTCAGGAGATAATGACAGAGTTCAATATTACTAAGAGTGAACAAAATGCGATCGTGAAACAAGTGAACAAGGCTGTAGATTTTGAAATGAGAAGCGTGACGTCATACGAGAGTACGCAAAGCGCGAAGTCAGAGCGGGAATTTAGCAGTGACTCTTCGAGGGTAGATTTCAGAAGTATTAGTGAACAAAGCTCGAAGAATATGTTCGATAATTGCGAATCCAGTACCAACGTCGTCGCAAAGATTGACATGCTGCCGTTTATGGG AAGTCGTGACTGCGAGTGGGAATTGACTTCTGGTGACACGTGGTCCTTCCTGTTGCTTCGATCGCGTGTCAGAGTGACTGTCAAACGAGAACATAGTTATTTCAACGCGTCAAGAACGAGTGTCAGAGCCGATACACCGGTTATCGCTGTAAATGTCGATATGGTTCATAATG ATGAGAAAGACCCACTCATCGCCCTCTGCCTACGTCTAGCGACGCAATCGATGCGTTACGAATGTTCTCGCAAGTGTCAGACGGCTGGTGAAGTGCCGACGATGCTAAGGCGTTGTGTGGCTGTGTCTAAAACTGCTGTTCAGTGGCTGAAAGCCATGCGAGATGCTATGCTAAGACTGGCCTTCCAGGTGGACAGGGACGGGTGTCTTACTTTAAAG GTGGCAAACATACGCCTCCGTTCCGTGTGGGAAGTGTCAATGCGTATAGAACTTACAGTGGAAGACGCACACGAGACTGCATGGCCATGCGCCAATTCCATTGGGATTTCGACCATCGTCGCCGATGTGGATGTGGCCGTTGATTCCCTGAATGGTTTAATTAAGAATGTGCCCCATGATTGGGGACATGTTCCGAGGACCATTTG gAAGCTCTTTAAGTACCTCAAAAATAAGCCGCGAGATGATGAATTCTACgggtttaatatattaaatatggtgaaatag